A window of Rhizoctonia solani chromosome 5, complete sequence genomic DNA:
TGAAACTTCTCGCATGAGATCCAACGGAAGTAATTTGATTGGGTTTATTGAAACAGCTTTCCGGTCAATACCCCGTTCGGTGGATGCAATACAGGTCAGCAGGGAGGATCGGATGACATATTTGGCCAACGAGTGTGAGCAAGATTTTTGTTATTGATCTGTCTACACTTACAGTAACGTAGACACTTTTCAGCGACTTGATCTCTGGTTTATAGCTCCCTCGCCCGTGGCATGTGAGTTTCTTGCCAATATTTTGAAGGAATCAAACAGAACCGCACGGGCCATGCATTTTGCCACCAACGTTTCGAGGGTACTGGCTCAGAGTCCGGGGACCCGTAGCTCCATGCTCCAAGGATGGATTGGATGGATACATGAGTTTGAGCGGAGTGTTACTACTGGTTTCCGTAACAACATGTCGCCGAACGATATAGGAGACTGCCTAAAGGCTCATCTTGAGGTAAATGGATTACCTAGCCGATAATTTAATGCAATACATAACAAATTTCCTTAGCTTTTAGCTCTGAAGGCTTCTCTAATGAATGGTATCTTCGGGTACCTTGTGCTTCGAGATGCATTACCCAAGTTCCTCTCGTTGGTGGCGACTGATTCGAACTTATTAATTGAGCAGCACAACGGAGGCATGGTCATCTCGTTTCATCGCATAATTAACACACATCGATACGAGCTTACAAAATTCGCTGTGCATGACGTGCTTACGGTGCTCCTACTTGGAGTACCACTCCTCGTAGAATACGGGTACGATGGTGACCACGAGCCTGAAAATCCTATGTTCGAGTGGATACATGGAATTCCGGCCACGTTTCTCGAAGTTATGGCACAGATCAACTCGAGGAGAACTGGCTCCCGAGTTCGTCTGGATGATTGGCAAACTCTGGAAGAACGTGTCCTATTCTGGAAATCACGATACGCTATGCTAAATGACGCTCCTGTTCCTGGGAGCGACGATGCCGAAAGAGTTGCAGTGCAAGAAGGGTGGAGGCATCTGTTACTCATCTACATCTACATGGTATGATGCCTTCTTttatatttatttatttctGGAAGGATGTGAAAGAGATTTATAGGGTGTATGTGGAGCTTCGTCGGATGATCCACGAGTCCAAGGGTCAGTGAGCCGGATATTCCAGCTTGCGAGTTCAGTGCGTAGCTCACAAATTGGTATGCATATGCTACCACAATGCGTTGTCGTAAGCTCGGTATGTTTAGACTGTATCGCCTGCTAAGCCTTTTTTGAGCAGGCTGGTATAGCAGCACGGATGGAGAAACATCGGGTTGCTGTATACCAAAAGCTCATGTCATTTACAGGGCCACGTCTCTGGCTCTTTGATGGGCCACAGTATAGCCAGTTCCTGTATCACTTGTGGCGTGGCGTAGGTGAAGGAGGAAGAGCCGTCACATGGGACGACTATGTGCGCTCCAGGCAAGCAATCATTTCAATTTAAAGGAGCCCTTGCTGTCTTTCTTCCATTATTGTACTTGCTTTGCTCTTTGTGCCTGGAATGCTTTCGAGTTGTATGAAGAATAGGCATAATGGAGCACCAACCCCACCTTTCTACCAGGTTGGTAGGATAATAGTACAGCCGCGAGCTATACAACTTGATGATGATATGTATTCATACCATTGAGTGCACCTAGCAATGAAGAGGCCCTGCAAGACAAATCCAGGCCGTGCAGTGGCATTCAAGAGGTGGGTGTGACATCCGACAAGTTGATACTTTACATGGCCTACCGACATACCAGCCTTCCCTCTATCTAACGATGTTGATGCTATCGATAATATTTACATAAATAAATATCTAGGCGATTTTATTGAGATTTTTTAACAAATCTCGTTTACAGAGCAGCAAGTCCATTCGAAGTGCAGGCAGTTTAAACGAGATCGCCTGGTCATCAGAATCGAAGTTATCCTTGTGAGTGGGTCGTTGATCACACTGAATCCCTATAACGTCTCAGGTATGTAGGTTCGGAAATGATAGCGAGCACGAATTGGGTTTTCACTACTATGAGCTTTGCTGCGGAGTATTAGATCTTGTCAGACTATCTGTGAGATATATACTGCTGAGTCCCGGGATGACAAGGGGGCGGTGGCTTTTATTTTCAGCAGCTCATTACGTGATCATGGGCACACTTATAAGGAAATTATGTAGGGATGTTTGTGTCGCTAGTCAAAACTTTATTCATGGGTTCGCAGATGAGCTTATGGGCTTTCAAAACAGGAGGCACGATTACCGCGCTATCAGTCCGACAAATCAGTGCTAAGCAGTAGTATAAACTTCGCCAATAATTAACTCTATAATATAAAAATACAGTTGAACCGCACCCCAAAGCTACTCAGATAGTATAATAACATCATCATCACTATCTTCATCGCTTACGATTTTCCGCCGCTTTCGCGCAGAGTTAGATACCGAAGGCCCAGTCCCCTGACCGTTCTTTCTCCGGGGCATCATCGAGTAACTCCACCCCTCTTCATCCGCGTCCTCGAGGTCGTCAGAGTCAGCAGAAGCAACGTCTTGTCGAATCTGTTCGGTCAAATCTTCAACTTGCTCATCTTCGCCATCGTCTTCATCGGATATAGTAGCTTTAGATTTGCCTTTTCTACCCCCAACATTCGATTTGGCGGCCTGTTTTTTTGGAGCGGCCTTGGACCTTCCGGATGTACGTTGAATAAATGTACATTCAATTTTGGGTCCAGAGCCAGCTTCTACAGATTCTCGGTCGAGACGGGTGAGGCGCACAGCCTGAGGACCGAGTTGGAGGTAGACGTTGATGGCATAGGCAGTCGAGTGGAAAATCTCTTTCAAATGACCCGATAAAACGAGCTGGATGATCAGCGCCTCAGCATCCTGGCAAAAGGAGCAAGTCAGGAGAGCAAAGATCTCGATGACCGAAATACACACATCTTTAGATAGGCTAATCTTCCCGCCCGCGATCCCATCCAAGTCCAGTACGACTTTCTCTCCCTGACTCTTTCGTCTTCTCCCTTTCCCACCTCCTGCAGGAACCTGGAACGACTTGCCCCCCACTCCACGGACCAAGTCTGCAAGCATACCAACCGTCACTCGACCACCTTCGCTATCTATTGTTTGGGCGACTCGAAGGATGATCCATGCGTCCAGGGTGACGTCTTTGCTGGCTACGCTTTCGGGCGGGCGAGTGCAATTATCGCAATGCCCGCAAGGCGTGAGCTTCCCACCTGCCTCGGTTGTCCAGGATGAGAGCGAAAGAGAGGAGGATGCGGAGAAATAGCTAGCTTAGTTAGATCGGAATACTGCGTCAAGAAATGACTACGCCTACTTGGCAAATAAAAGCTTTCGGCATTCAGTCAGTTTTGTGCGAATCGAAGCATATCATGCACTGTGGCAAACCAATTCAACAAAGTTTAAGCGAACGACCGAAGACTAAACTCACACTTTTCTTGTCCACCGATTTCTCCACAATGAGGGAGCTCAGCCTAGTTGCATCTTGACCACGGTAGTATAGTACACAATCTGAATCATTACCATCGCGCCCCGCACGTCCACTTCTTGATAGAACCCATCTAATGACTTGGACATCTATGAaaatttgtaattagccacCCCAAAACGTGGCGTAGAATTCCTGGTGAGACTTACAGAATGATGCAAAACGAACCGCACATTTGACTTGTCAATCCCAAGCCCAAACGCTACCCATTTATCAGCGTCTATCAGTATGAAGGGATAGCGCAACTTACCAATTGTAGCACAAACAACCTGAACCTCTCCATTCCTCCACCGAATATGCAGCGACTCTTTTTCGTAATCCCCGATATCCGCATGATAAACACCCGTGCGAATCGCACCTTTTGAGTATGATGACAACCCTCAGCTACGGTTTCCGTATCCTACCATGGTGATTAATACCAAATGACAAAGAAGTCATTAATCACATACCTTTTTGCTCAGGCATAGACAATCCCGCTATGCCCCGCATGGTTTTGTGTAATGTAATCGGCCATGACCTGAATTGCTCCTGCCGCGGATGCAGGTTTGGGTAGCACGGAGTAATGTAGGTTCTTGCCTAGACATCACGAGTCAGAATAATATAGAACATTTATCTACATTCTTGACATACGATAAAGTGGCGCGGAAAAGTAGACGGTGTCCGACGTGTTTGCATCTAGGAGAGCATGGCTATCAATAACAGCTCATCGAAGGAAATGAGATCTGCGTACTGTTGCCATCTGTGACCTGTCTCATTCGAAGTGTCACCAGTAGATCTTTTAGCACCTTTGGGGGGCATGTGGCGGATAGCGCCGTAATCGGACATTCGGGAAGAGTTGGCGCAAATGGAAAGTTTCTTATAGTCCGGTCTTGGGTGGTACGGGTTAATGAAATATTAAGTAACTATAATAGAAGTGCTCTTACCGAAAGTCGTGGCCGAGTTGAGACACACAGTGCGCCTCATCAATCACGATTCTGGCCAATTGTCCGGCGGTACACATTTTTTCAAGAGTCGAGGTGAACGTCTTGCTCTTGGCTATTTTTTCAGGCTACAATTTGAAGTGAGAAGGGCTTCTACCAAATAGGCTTGCTTCACCTACAGTCACGTAACACAATTTGATCGGCTTCTCTCTCGAACTTCCTACCTTATCCGCAGCGACTATACCTTTGGACTTTCCAGCTTGAGCTAATCTTTGCATTATAGACCGGGACTCCTCTTTCTTAGTTGCGCCGGTGAGCATGACTGCCTCAACTATTACCATCCCCATTAATACTATTACGTTGGTCGAGTAGATAAATACAAAACTCACTCCCATTCTCTCTTAAATGCATAACCTGATCCATGATCAAGGCCACAAGGGGAGAAATGACCAGTGTGCATCCGGGAAGCACCAACGCGGGTAGCTGGTAGGTGAGGGATTTGCCTCCTCCAGTAGGCATAACGCACACGACGTCTCGGCCATCCATAACAGCATTTACCACTCTATCACATATTAGCTCCGAGAATACGGGAATACGAGAATAAAGGAAAATAAGACATACCCTTCTTGACACAGCCTAAATTCCTTGATCCCGAATACAGCCCTCATCCTCTTCTTAACGTCGTCTGTCCATTCAAATCCACCAGGATCGGCATAGTTGGTTGTCCCGGCGGTTTTGGCACTGGTAGAGACTTTAAGAGCTCGATTAGGAGCACGCGTAGTAGCTAATTCTCTTTGAAGTGCTTCCTTCTCTTTCACTATGTTCTGACGGCTTGTTGCAAGGCCTGGATCTCCGCGTCGATTGAGGCTAGCTCCGCGTCCAGTGATGAGAGGTGGGTTTGCAATTCATTTTTTCGGAGATACGAAGGTTTATTCGACGATCCGGCACCAAACGATACTTCTTCCTTCGGACATATCTCTTAGTGTAAATCGAATGTAAAGCCGGGGAAACGCACCATATGACCACTGGCTCTTCCTCCATTACTCTGGTACTGCTGCAAAGATAGTTCTAGGACACCTTCAAGCTAATATTATATCAGCGCAGGCAGCGTGCCGATTAAAACAACTTGCGTCATCTGAGCCCAGCTCGTCTTGATACATTGACTGCTCGGAGTCGTGGCGCGAATCACACTCCGAAATTCAACTTGGCGTAAGCGCTGATCACTGTCATATTTGGAATACGTAAAGTGGTCTGCTTCCGCGCGCCTCCTGTACTGTGCGACCGCACCAGTTGCTTGAAACCTAATCAATTTGTCCGCTGAAGAGCGCCTCCCAACGGAAGAAGTATTAACCACTTTGTTAACGAAAACGGAACTAAAACATTCACTCTGTGCAATATATTGTTTCGTAGAAATATGCTTCAGCCCCCAACGTCACGTAGTAAGCCCGATTATAACCTCATATGGTGCTTACGCGATGTAGACTCGTAGTACCTCCAATCGTGCCTCCGATCTATGAATTCATGAAAGCTGACCGATCGGAA
This region includes:
- a CDS encoding Fungal Zn(2)-Cys(6) binuclear cluster domain, coding for MHFATNVSRVLAQSPGTRSSMLQGWIGWIHEFERSVTTGFRNNMSPNDIGDCLKAHLELLALKASLMNGIFGYLVLRDALPKFLSLVATDSNLLIEQHNGGMVISFHRIINTHRYELTKFAVHDVLTVLLLGVPLLVEYGYDGDHEPENPMFEWIHGIPATFLEVMAQINSRRTGSRVRLDDWQTLEERVLFWKSRYAMLNDAPVPGSDDAERVAVQEGWRHLLLIYIYMV
- a CDS encoding ATP-dependent DNA helicase, coding for MVGYGNRAIRTGVYHADIGDYEKESLHIRWRNGEVQVVCATIAFGLGIDKSNVRFVLHHSMSKSLDGFYQEVDVRGAMLLFANYFSASSSLSLSSWTTEAGGKLTPCGHCDNCTRPPESVASKDVTLDAWIILRVAQTIDSEGGRVTVGMLADLVRGVGGKSFQVPAGGGKGRRRKSQGEKVVLDLDGIAGGKISLSKDVCISVIEIFALLTCSFCQDAEALIIQLVLSGHLKEIFHSTAYAINVYLQLGPQAVRLTRLDRESVEAGSGPKIECTFIQRTSGRSKAAPKKQAAKSNVGGRKGKSKATISDEDDGEDEQVEDLTEQIRQDVASADSDDLEDADEEGWSYSMMPRRKNGQGTGPSVSNSARKRRKIVSDEDSDDDVIILSE
- a CDS encoding DEAD/DEAH box helicase — protein: MEEEPVVICAKTAGTTNYADPGGFEWTDDVKKRMRAVFGIKEFRLCQEGVVNAVMDGRDVVCVMPTGGGKSLTYQLPALVLPGCTLVISPLVALIMDQVMHLRENGIEAVMLTGATKKEESRSIMQRLAQAGKSKGIVAADKVGSSREKPIKLCYVTPEKIAKSKTFTSTLEKMCTAGQLARIVIDEAHCVSQLGHDFRPDYKKLSICANSSRMSDYGAIRHMPPKGAKRSTGDTSNETGHRWQHHALLDANTSDTVYFSAPLYRKNLHYSVLPKPASAAGAIQVMADYITQNHAGHSGIVYA